A window of Glycine soja cultivar W05 chromosome 2, ASM419377v2, whole genome shotgun sequence genomic DNA:
CAAAACAGTGAGAGTGGTCGGTTTCAGTTTGTGAGATTAGACTTGGCTACAAGGCAGGCTATATGGGACATGGTTCATTCCAACGATTTAAAAACCAAATTGTTGATAATAATTAACAACCTGAGTATAAGGGAGAATGAAAATGACCTTTATCAATGGATCCACTCCAACTCAGAAGTCAACTGATCACCTATacaatttttgagaaattaaGGAAAGTCAAGGAATTAAGACTTCTTGGCCTCAATAATTGTTTGACAAATCTGTTCAGTTACACTTGGAAAATTttgctttaaaatttaaatggaaCATCCTTATTTGCCTTTATGGTGCTTTATGCTTAGTTTAGTTAATACAGTTACATAAGAGGTTTATCAAAGTGTTTATTTGAAAGGTGCCTTGCTGTGTTATGCACAATTAGTTTTCAGTTGTTCTTTTTATTAATCCTTGTTTGAAGCAAGCATATCTTTATTACTGGTTTATTTGACCTACTTTTTGGGTCAGACTTTGTATGGCACATCATCTTTGAATCTTTGAGACTAAtgatatattagtaatatttgtTTTTCACAGCATGATATGATCAACGACAAATCTCTTccaactaaaataaaaagcacAATAAATACATGttgaactttatttattatgcgcaacaaaacttcaaatcttGTTCTTAATTGGGTATCAATTCAATAAAGCTGAGATTATGTGTGTGGATACAGATAAAATAAGACAAACATAATCAGGCACATGAAAACACGAAAGAATTTGTCAACAATGTCAGGACCCAAGGAGCTACAGCAAATGACAAGAGACAAGTGTTGCAGATTTGTAGACAAACACATCACCATTGGCCCCACGATTTGTCACTGACACCTAAGATTCCTACTGCAGCTTTTGACATGAGAATTACCAAAGAGGATTTCCCCTCGTGCTGGGGAAaatcttttcttattattataggTTACATCAACAATGCACATTAAGATTCTTGGAATTTCCTAGAAGTTACAAGGCgttttgcagaaaaaaaaaggagtataTGTTACCCGCTAAATTACCATTTCTTACCAATTTGAAAAGTAAACATACGATATTTCACTCAATTCTTTTCAGTTGTAGCAGCAGTTCTATTGGTAGTAGACCAGAACTTAGTAAGCATTTTTTTTGGTTGGGTTGGAATAGCACATATGGCCTTAAATCTAGAATTCCTTCCAATTCCGTCATGGGCCAAACCATTTTGATTGAAGTCCTCATCTTCAGCTAGCTTCATCCTCAGTGTTGAAGACTttgactttggtgatttgaaGTTTGAAACACTCCAATTTTCCTCAGCATTTATACTTGTAGTAGTGCTTAATGGTGCTGTTGGTTTTGATGGGTCAATACCATGTGCTGTGAGTAATGCCTTGATATTGGTTGGTAAATCAGTCACTTTGCCACCAGCCTGTGCTGCTCTAGCTTGCTCAAAGAAGAGAACTTGAACAACAACCCTGAGGGGAAGAAGCTCATTTTGTgctgcatgcatgcatgcttcCATAGACAGTTTTTTGCAGTCAAGAATCCGGCACAATCTTTTCCTTTCACTCTTGTTGAGTTCTGGATGAGCCTATAAGTTAAACAACACAAATTTTAGTAATACAAGACATCcccacaaaataattttacttatatagTTCATTCTTCCATGGCCTAATTTCTAGTAACTAGATTGACTGAACTGACAGCCAGACATGTTACATCAGCAAAGAGTTCGTTTAGGTGGAATTTAGCTAAATGGAATGAACACATAAATGGTCAAAATCTCTTAGGGGAGACACATAATCAATCATGTGAAGGACTAAAGAACATGTATCTCCTTTTTCCCTTCTCCTTATCTACTTGGACATAGTACTGGAATGCAGCAATATGATATAACTCTATCACACAGCTTTGACAGGCAATTTTCTCTCCCTGTTTTCAggcaaatgaaattaaaattttacaaaaacctGAATATATACTGCAACTACATCAGTCAGAATGTGGATACAGTCAGGCTAAAATTTCTGGTGGGTCAGTCTACACCTAACCGccaataaattttgaataagaCAAGATTTTAAGGTCAAGAGAGTTGGTTATCCACTAATTCTGTCCCACGTCCTAAAATGTGAAAACGAAATATATCcagccactttttttttttttttaacatacactAATTCTTAACCACTTATTTTATCAgggtatataaaatataaaaggcagCAAATTGGAAAACATAGTAGAGTAATAGACATGTttcttctaacattttttttaccttgAGATAAATGTCAACAGCCCTGTAGAGATCATCATGATCATGTCTTGCAAAATCTGGTATAATCTCAGCAAGAGCAATGAATTTCGACAACTGAAAATTCACATCCCTGGCAACTTCTTGAAGATACCTATCCACAAGCTTTGCCACTTTCAGTTTTGAACTGTGAGATGCTGAAGAGGACCTCCTACTCTCTTGAAACTCCAAGTTAATATTCTCAGCTGAACGAGACCTTCTTCTTTCAAAGGCCAACCTAGATCTTGCAGGACTAGTTGGTGGACTCTGCCCTTGTGACACAAACTGCTCCAATATGGTCCTCACCAACTCAACATCATACACTGAATCGTTTGTGTAAGACAGTGAGGGTATCAAAAGATCATTCACTGTGGCTTCCTCCAATTGAAGCCCTACCCTTTTTGCCAATTCCATCTTTGAAGATGAAGAAGCATTAAGAATATTGGATGCCTTTAAGAGCTTCAAGAGAAAGCCACACGAAACAGCACCTTTCTCAGCAGGAAGCAAGCTCACCACTGATTCCAAAAGCAAACGATGCTTTGAAGCTATTTCACCAACCAAGTTATCAGATTCTGAGTCAGCAACAGCTTGCTTCTTGATATGTCCTCCATTCTTGGTAATATTTGGTAGCCACCTAGATGCATAGATTTTCAATGCATCtccaataagatttgagggaATCTTGCCACCAGATTTGATAGCTATCATGGTTCTCCAATACAAGTCTATGCTAAGTTCTGCCAAATCTTCAGCCCACCATCCTTTGTTTCCTGACTTGTTATGCCTCACACTTTGGTTGCCATTGCAAGACACATCATCCCTCACTCTTCGTGAATGGCTATGTGACAAACTCACCTTAGAAGGGTGACTTAGAACTTTTGCAGCAACAGCTTCAATGCATCTGCTTGTAATTCCTAAGTCCTCAGACCACATAGGCAACGCCTTTGTGGACTGAAGACTCACAATAGAGTCCTTCCAGCCACGTAGAATGCATGAGTTGAAGAAAACCTCAAGCTTCTGAATTAAGTTCCCCTTCTCAACCTCCTCAGTCATCTGAAGATACTCGGCGCCACATCGTGCCGCCACAATGTTGTAAGGGCTGAGAGTGATGGTTATTCCATAGCAGAACTTAGCACACAACTCAAATGCCTCCATCCCACCAGGGAAATCAGGGAGTTGGATTATTTGGTGCTGAGAAGACGAATCAGGAGGTTCTGAACATAGCTTTTGTAGCCTCAAACATTTGGACAGCAAGGGAAACTGAACAACATCACCATGAACTTCAGAATAAGTACTAACAACAAACTAAACAACATAGAACAATTTCTATGATTAACAATTTCACATACCTTGTGAAGAAGATATCTGCTTCCCTTAACTTGAATTATGAGATCACTGGAAACTTCAGAAGAGACTGACCTGTATACAAGAGAAAAGATATACTATAGTCATTaaccagaagaaaaaaaatatacataatctAAGAAGAAAGAATCAAATAGATGAGTTAATTAATGTCTCACCTTACTGCTTCTGCAGTGTAGAATGTATCAGGACGAGATCCTAGTTTCATGAACTTCATGGCTTTCAGTTTCTTATCATCTAAATCATGCACTAATTCTCACTAGCCACTTGCATAATAATTCACTTGCTAACACAGAAGAAGTGCAACAAACAGATAGTGAAATAAGTTCTAAACAAATACCAAAGCAAGGAACAGATTTTGCTGCTGAGTTATAGCCCAAGTGGAACACTGAATACTGAACCGACAGACCTCAGAGTGTCAGAGTCCTCAAGAATACTTCAGaactctaaaatataaaaaagagaaaataataataataataataataataaagatagaATTTCCTTGGAGGAGAGAAGGTGTAGAAGTTCCAAGAGGGAAGGAAAACCAAGGGGGCTTGTTATGagaggaaaataatatatagtagTTTAAATAGGTAGGATAGATGACATATATGGTTTGAAAGAAACACTGAAGATCAAACACCCCTAAGTTAAGTCCTTTCAGTCAAATAGTTATCCCCATGAGTGATTtcgacattttattttaaataaaagggaTTTTAAAGAGCAATGCAATGCAATCTCATCAAATTCAGCCTCAGACTTGTCACACTTCCAACCAGTCTTTCAGTTATTAGATTACATAGTTATGcagtaaaataaatatacagcACGCGTATAGCTTAGCATCTGCAATCCACAACAATACATTATGCAAAATGAACAAATTAGTATATTGAGTAATAGTAAGAGTAAGTGGTCACGTTGAGATTGGTAtatgaaagtgtaaaaaatatgataaatattatgttttattgttaaatttttctaaatcaattttatcattaagttgtaaaatttaaaaattaatttaatattaagttttaCAACATGACATAATTAATACATCTTTTAcacattcataaattaaataaaaattttcgtTTTCTCATATTAAATTGACATTGTCTTATatttttaggaataaaaaagatcctttattctaataataaagtttaaatactagtgtaaaatatattaatcattcagaaattaagtttaaagtgatttttaatataattattgtaatagttaataaaattatcattcatgATTTTTAAACGATTAACAATGTGAACATTTATATGGTTGGTATTGGTACTATTttctctaataataataaaaataaataaattatattactatTAGAAATGctcaaataaaataaggaaTGGGTTCAGAGTTCAGATAAAGAGACCTAGTTACAACCTAAGATAAGGGCATCTGGATACCCTCCCAATACAGAAACTGCCAATCATTCATCGAAAAATTCGAACCGTATAAGGAAAACtaggaaattttttatttccagcAAATCTTGCTTTCTTATTTCTAAGAAGAATATGATGTTAGaggctttatttatttatttattttgcaacTATGGAGACATACCATTGGCAGCGTGCAATTCTAAAGGCAACTCCAACGTGCTTATCCTGCGCCCACTTGTGTTCCGTATTCTCATAATTACCATTGCAAAATGCATAGTAGTATTTTCTAATTATCTTTAGTTTCTTGTGTTTATAAATGCAAGTACCCTCCCAGATTATTTTAGTCaaacactattttattttatacgcAACATCGTACGCATCTCTTTGATATCTCTATCCTTCTCAAAAGGAGAATATTTAAGGGATGTTTTACGCACAATAATAACAGATTAAAAAgtgcttaaaatattttaaagaatgaaaaaatggaaaaaagaatGACATGAAAGTCACAGGAAATGTTGAAAAAAGTTGGCATGTGTATTATCAGTATCACACATGATTAGCGGATAGAGTCCGTGTATAAACATAATTTCTGTTTATTTTATACTATACTCATAGTCATGGATGAACATTGCCCTTACGCTTTTCCATAAATAACCCAACTGCCATTGTTTATCCCTTACAGAGTAGTAAGTTTTTTCTATGCTTTTGGGAAGGACATTAATTCTCATTTATTGCAAGTGGTCCAGAATATTGAAACTTGCCCCATTATCGGAGTGAAATCAAGAAACCCGAGGTTGTTTGCTTCTGATATGTTCATGTTTGATTAGGTAAAGTCAAGCTTTCTGGTGGACATTAAAATTTTTGGTACTCTAATGGAAATGGTTTAAATGGGTTAATTTGGCAGTTGAGGGTCTTCTTCAGTTGAGGTTTTCTTGTTTGGCTTTGGATTCTTACGACGCAATGACTTGAGAGTTTGTGATATTTATGGAATTTCTTTCTCCAATTTTGATGATCATATCAACAATGAGACCGATCCTTGTGGGTCCGATTTTTtatagaatagaaaaaaaaaaaaaagcaatgagTTACGACCATATGATATTCATGATTGGAAATATTATCATGAACAACGAGGACTAgctaattcttaaaaaataaaaaaagaatattcatgttctcattcatttttttttcaccacACATTTTATAGCATGGAAAGAGAGATAAAGAACATTTAAAATATGTGAGGTAAGAAGCTAATgtaatagataaaaattaaatgaaggggaaaaataaatagtaaaaagtTGTTAACCTGCTGCACGCCTAATACTTCTTTGTATCCCATAATGATTtatgtttaagattttttttacataaaacaaGAGAACaagtattttaagataattcatatttattagggaatacttttatttttttctcttaatttcaataaatgtATAGTTAAGTCTTGTAagacaatattatttattagagagcaaaattgaaataaatattttaatatctcataaaaaattaaaaatatcaatcaatttaaaaattatttgaaagatTAAAACTATAGTCATTTTACAACGGAAGAAATAAAAAACCTTTTCCAAGTGTCacataataatatcaaaataatgaTCTAAGACTGATTGGGACGTTTCGGTAGAGTTAAGGATAGACTGCCCGGCAAAAATATGCCAAAACTTTAGCCATATTTTAGTGACAATATGTTTAGTAGAAAATATAATGATATGTATTATAGTTTCACAAGAACTTAAttagaagaaacaaaacaagCGTTAGTCACAACACACCCTATTAAGAGTGTGATGGGTTGAGCATAATCTTGTCACCAAATTAATAGTAATGATAAAAGGAGGGCAAGGAGTTAATTTCGTACCATGCATGAAAGAGTTGATTTGCTTGCACCAAACAAGCCATTAATTTTACCAGTAAAATTGATGGACAGTTGAAtgttattgaaaattaatagaACTTTGGATGATAGCAAGGGTTCATTcggtagaaaagaaaaaaaaacaaaagtgaattaaaataaaattttgaattaaaataaagaataaaaatgtgagttccacattgttttttttttttatttctattctcttatcacacaaacaaacacaacttaATGAGTTATAGCATTTATGTAATATTCTTTTACAGAAATTTCTataacattttgtttttctcGATCTCTATATCAGATCACCtattttattcaacatttttctctttaatttctttcaatctttttcatggttataaaaaaaaatgtaacctTACCATACAAATTAACATGATTTCTCAAAGTGGATTCGCTAGTAATTAGGAGAATCTTTTTGAAGCCATTaataaagatatataaaaaGTAAGAATAACAATCCTCATaccaatattataaaaaatacatatacccCAATTCATACCTAAAGACGTCAATGTATATAGTATAGATAAATACTATAGTACATGCACGTTCCTatacttaaatttaaagaagaaaaatttgaaCTTATACAAGAACTGGTTGAATTCACTACCCTCTAATCAAAAGAAATAATAgattgtatgttttgaatcatcATTGATAAAATcgatttctaataaaattaattttaatatgatttatgattaaatatttttattataaataaaatttagtataatttatttaaataacttaaaagttatttaaaattattttaactcaaattaattattaacccataacaattttttaatatggaATCAAACACATATTTTACTTCAAATCATATTACCTGTTGTTTCAACATAATTGTGACAAATCTAATATGAAACCAAACAAACACGCACAAAGTTAATTTAATACCATAAAAAAAAACGGTAGTCTTGTAAATTACTCCAAGATACTATCTAGATAAGCATTATCATTATTCAACCAATGCTTTAACATGCGTAACAAAATTTGTAGTCCTTTTCAATATCGGTTTCTCGGTTAAGTAGGTATTGGAAACTGAGTAAACCCACTGTgaacacatattttttttcaatgtacATTGTATCATTGATGTAAATTATCTACTCACTTTTGAGATAATTAATctcaatgaaatttttttttttgattaatCCTTTTTAATAAAGTCTTCTcttaactatattatttttttatctataaagtTCAAATGAACTCAACACTTGACTTGAgagattcaaatttattttcaatcgGATTAACATGCTGGTGAGATGTGTAAGATTCTTGCACAAAACGTTTATgtgaatacatgattttaaaaagaaagttaaaaaataattattttgaaatccGGATTGATAGTTTGCCCGGAACATATGTATATGCATGCTCAAACATAAATGCGCAAAGGTGTAGGacatttttaaagataaagttagttcaatacaaaataataataataacttggaaaagattataattaaatagaGATTGTTTGAAAATGATGTATGTTTGTTGAGTTTACAAGAATTGCtgaaaattttgttgtttttttcttctaaaatataatatattttttttaaatgaaaataatgttttcaaaAAAGGAAGGAGGTTAGTCATCTAAATGAATATGGTTCACTATAATTATATAGGATCACAGGTAGGACACACTGATTACAAGCAATCTAACACCATCCAGTCTTTCctcaatatataaattttactgAAATACtctctaaattatttaatgCGACCTTATAGCTAGAAATATACACACATGcacgcatatatatatatagtaagaaTGTAAAAGtgagaaaatcaattttaattatatgaccatatatatgaataattaacaatattgtttattaaattttttaatatctctttaattatataattaagattatttCTTCTGCTTTCTACCTAAAAGtgtgcttaaaaaaataattaatattttattattttattttattttaatatataatgttatttaaaacataagtaaatatttattattagtttatgtatttacaaatgttaaaaatatttaaaatttagtaaacATAGTCATTATTATAATATCATGTGATTTAGGTATCAGATTAAACATCATTTATAAAAAGATTGTATTTAGAAGTTTTAGAGTTTTACACAAGACTTACGTTCGCACacacaataattaaaattaatacctaaaactttaattaataataaataatattttttctttgaatgtTTGAAGACCttagattattattttacataatttatttatttattatcaataaatattaatgattaatttattaacggaagattcaaaattattatttctctcCCATGAGTCCCATTCTCGATCATAATATGTTTCAcatgatttatatatattggcAATGTGGTCTTTTGACGCAGCCTAGTCATGGCGTGCCTATGTCAAGTGTAGGCAATAGTAAGGACAGCTACTATGATCTCTGCGTTAGCGATGGCAGGAGCAATAGGTAGAGGAAGAAGGCATCGTTGATTCGTTGTTGATAATAGTGGGCACTGGGCACTTATGGGGAAAGAGTTTCTTCGTTTAGCCAAAACCAAAAGTGTGCCTAAGTACTGCAAAACGACACCTTCCGAAGGTCTTGCTCCATCAATGTCTGCTAGATACCCGGACCAGAGTCCGCGTTAGCTCCTTCAATGCTTCCTTAGTTTCCAAACCAACACAATTCATCacagttaataaataattaagtattttaagtGTATTATCAGGGTTTCATTCGAGCATGAAAATACTAGTATTTTGTTCAAAGAGacaaatttcacttaaaaaatggttttaaacttattttttatctcaACCATATGTatttttcacttaaaaagattattttgtttattaaacataattattatagGCAATAAAACTTTCTCATATGAGTATTTAATACAACTGTCAGTTGTATGTCAAATACTCTAACTCGAAACacctatttaaattaaaataattttacaccaGTTGATTCACGTTTTTAGTGATAAAATTAGTTTCTAACTTTcaatggaaaaataattttaatgaaaaaatggtTATGTGAAAATAAATGGTTGCAATCGAAGTAAATAGGGAAAGGAAAAGGTACAAGAATGGAAATGATAATGAGTGGGATAATGGTGATGCAAGTAACCAcacaattaagaaaaagaaagggaaaaaatgaAGTTTAAATATGATTAGTGGAAACATATGCATGCACTATCGCACATGTGTCTGCATTTCTATTATACTAAGTATAATTTTTACTATGCTAAAATTAATATCTCATATTCTAATGGATATGAATATTGGtttgaggtaaaaaaaaaaatctaatttaatatattttattatgccattgcatttttgttgtgttaaatttaatatattgtaatgatttttgttattatatattgtaACTACGTAATACTAGAActacttaataaaataaattattaaaaattaattattaaattggaATGTGAACATGAATGTTATAATTAGGaatgaaagaaatatatttttatgattctactatttatcatcatttataataaaaattataaatatataatataattgtatgtatatattttttctaactcAATAAATTATCACAAATATTCCatatcacttttaaaaaattgtctctattgttaacttttttacttattttattatttaattttgtatacttatttttttatatatatttaaaaacctcattttttacacaattttatcaaaatggcataaattactaaattaatttaGGACACATGAAACCCTTGGATGAATTTAAACATGATTAATGTTTTAAAGAAGAATATTAGATCCTGAGGTGCTTTATAATTCTCCTTGTTCATTTCACATTTTaactatcattttttataactttgttaaatattttgtaaaatatttattaattattgattgatatTATGTTTGTTTCTAATTTAGAAACAAGATTCTTCTGATATGTTTAGATGTATTACCCCAAACTAGTAAGATAACATagcaattcaaatttaaatacaataagATAACATGTATCAATGTAGCAATTTAAATaagataagtaattaaaatcaaCAACCAATTCTTTTATCccatttattctttttctttttttttcttttcctaattaaacttttgtattaattgttttcatatttataatacaATGGATCTTTATTATACCCTTATCAAAACCTATATGACATGAAATATGACACATGCATCATCttcgttttctttttgtttgatctacaaaaagaaaccaaaagtattaaaaaaaaactacaaactaCCTTTAAAAAAACTGCAAACTATGTAaacgaacaaaaaaaaattaaaataatccgTAATAAATGTTAGTAATCAAACACAAATATGAGAAATTTTTAGGTAGATAGATATAAAATCAAAACcaattttaaaactaacaaatatctaaaattaaattaattcttaatttgtGTTAAATGAGcagtttaacaaaaaaaaaaagagttctataaaaatgaaaaaaaaataaaaataaaaatgggtagttttaaaatttacaaatatatctataaaatgagttttaaattaaaaaatgacaagTTTTAAAAAtccgttttattattacttggtagatttaaaaaattaaaatgaagttagagataaaaaagaattagtTATTTGCAAATTTGATTTAGGTGAAGTTTTAAAATTGACAATTATATCATGATGGTacattaacatattaaaaaataaccaattttaaaattaaaatgagttttaaaatcaagaaataacaaaatgaaaatgaattttaaaataaaaaatagaccattttaaatttggtttaataaaaatgattttgtataTTGACACTATAAAAAGATGATTAtacattatcaaaataaaaatataaagacaataagaaaagaaaagagataaaaataattatataaaaagaatattaactCAAATCAGAAATTACATTACTTGTCTTACCATCCAAGTAAAGAGTGAGAAAGAAGTGGGAAACTATTGAACTACCAATATCCAATCATTTTCCCTTTATTCTGCTAATTACTTTTGTCTAATAGCATTAGCACGAGATATTTTTGCCTTAAAACCaccaaaaaattgtaaaaattaaaaaaaatatttatacatatttCTTCACAGTTATCCTCTGTGCTCCTGCAATAGGAGTCCGCATCATTCATCTCCAAGTCGCCATAGTCTTCCTCTGACGCCGTCATTCCGTCATGTTACGCcaaaatttgttccaaattacAGTGTAAAGCATTTATTATGTTTTcactcataaaaaa
This region includes:
- the LOC114380796 gene encoding BTB/POZ domain-containing protein At1g67900-like, whose translation is MKFMKLGSRPDTFYTAEAVRSVSSEVSSDLIIQVKGSRYLLHKFPLLSKCLRLQKLCSEPPDSSSQHQIIQLPDFPGGMEAFELCAKFCYGITITLSPYNIVAARCGAEYLQMTEEVEKGNLIQKLEVFFNSCILRGWKDSIVSLQSTKALPMWSEDLGITSRCIEAVAAKVLSHPSKVSLSHSHSRRVRDDVSCNGNQSVRHNKSGNKGWWAEDLAELSIDLYWRTMIAIKSGGKIPSNLIGDALKIYASRWLPNITKNGGHIKKQAVADSESDNLVGEIASKHRLLLESVVSLLPAEKGAVSCGFLLKLLKASNILNASSSSKMELAKRVGLQLEEATVNDLLIPSLSYTNDSVYDVELVRTILEQFVSQGQSPPTSPARSRLAFERRRSRSAENINLEFQESRRSSSASHSSKLKVAKLVDRYLQEVARDVNFQLSKFIALAEIIPDFARHDHDDLYRAVDIYLKAHPELNKSERKRLCRILDCKKLSMEACMHAAQNELLPLRVVVQVLFFEQARAAQAGGKVTDLPTNIKALLTAHGIDPSKPTAPLSTTTSINAEENWSVSNFKSPKSKSSTLRMKLAEDEDFNQNGLAHDGIGRNSRFKAICAIPTQPKKMLTKFWSTTNRTAATTEKN